In a single window of the Ciconia boyciana chromosome 7, ASM3463844v1, whole genome shotgun sequence genome:
- the MINDY4B gene encoding inactive ubiquitin carboxyl-terminal hydrolase MINDY-4B has product MGERQAEHAAPRTELEEIASKISDLNKWREIFSFRGLEISNTAHQRCRGSTGNGPPGAGEPMGPPPPPPRPPSAVPRPLLLSPDTGGRPISLEMATGLRKLLFGNVFHVFSCEWAKAYFRFREPYSDLAYALEAEKGGTRAILMAVQAHIIKYLLFVRKTEHTHLERLRRVGRQEQAEALAAALADSLWAAGGGGRAAICLATAAARAVPSGDYQADNFTERIQLFEFSEKAAAREFIFDHINCFKGEGSHGVILFLYSLLFSRTLERVQEDLDCTATPLLKFSFGNVTCTQAVLSLLLTGRASPRELDGGQEPGPGGRDVEAWRRGAVGYLRWGRARAEQQACPRLRTPRLPVWLCGASGRHGVLFGTDSRLVSDWKVERVFHLYFYSGQQEQTKTAHLTIDTHSHHWDEDQSEDPSSPGKRRPAVEMAIRTKWAGATVSWNGTDPFF; this is encoded by the exons ATGGGTGAGCGGCAGGCCGAGCACGCCGCGCCTCGGACAGAGCTGGAGGAGATCGCCAGcaaaatttcagatttaaacAAATGGAGAGAAATTTTTAGTTTCCGTGG TTTGGAGATCAGCAATACAGCTCATCAG CGGTGCCGGGGCAGCACTGGCAATGGACCGCCTGGAGCTGGAGAGCCCatggggccgccgccgccgccgcctcgcccccCCTCCGCCGTCCCCAGGCCCCTCCTGCTCTCGCCGGACACGGGCGGCCGGCCCATCTCCTTGGAAATGGCAACG GGGCTGCGAAAGCTGCTATTTGGAAACGTGTTCCACGTCTTCAGCTGCGAATGGGCAAAAGCGTACTTCAGGTTTCGCGAGCCGTACTCTGACCTGGCCTACGCTTTGGAGGCGGAAAAG GGGGGAACGAGAGCCATCCTGATGGCCGTACAAGCCCACATCATTAAATACCTGCTCTTCGTAAGAAAGACGGAACATACGCACCTGGAAAG GCTGCGCCGGGTGGGCCGGCAGGAGCAGGCGGAGGCGCTGGCCGCGGCCCTGGCAGACAGcctgtgggcagcaggaggaggcggGAGAGCCGCCATCTGCCTCGCCACCGCAGCCGCCCGTGCCGTGCCGAGCGGAGACTACCAAGCCGACAACTTCACGGAAAGA ATCCAGCTGTTTGAGTTctctgagaaagcagcagctcgGGAGTTCATCTTTGACCATATAAACTGT ttcaaaGGCGAAGGAAGTCATGGAGTGATCCTATTTTTATACAGCTTACTTTTCTCTAGGACACTTGAAAg GGTCCAAGAAGATTTAGACTGCACGGCAACTCCTCTGTTGAAATTCAGTTTTGGAAATGTCACCTGTACACAG GCCGTGCTCAGCCTCCTCCTAACGGGCCGAGCGAGCCCACGCGAGCTCGACGGCGGCCAGGAGCCGGGGCCCGGCGGCAGGGACGTCGAGGCGTGGCGGCGGGGCGCGGTGGGCTACCTGCGCTGGGGCAGGGCGCGGGCGGAGCAGCAG gcgtGCCCCCGGCTGAGGACGCCCCGGCTGCCCGTCTGGCTGTGCGGCGCCAGCGGGAGGCACGGCGTTCTCTTCGGCACCGACAGCCGGCTGGTCTCCGACTGGAAAGTGGAGAGAGTCTTCCACCTGTACTTCTACAgcgggcagcaggagcagacaAAAACAGCCCACCTAACAATAG ACACTCATTCGCATCACTGGGACGAGGACCAAAGCGAAGACCCAAGCAGCCCAGGGAAGAGGCGTCCGGCCGTGGAGATGGCAATCAGGACCAAGTGGGCGGGCGCGACCGTCAGCTGGAACGGGACAGACCCCTTCTTCTGA